GTACCGAGAAGTCGTTCTACTTGTTCAAAATGTTGAAATGCTTCTGTTTTTGGTAAGAATGGTTGAATCGAATCTTCTTTTATTAGAAGTTGATGAACTTCCCATTTGTTGAAAAAACCTGGATTAAACCATGGAATCGCATAGTCACTTTCTAATCGTTTTTTTGCTCTTATGATAGGTTTGTAATTTTCTGCTTGGCGATTGGGTAAACGGTCGTAAATGACATTTGGTAAAGGGACTTTGTTCTTTACCCATTTGCTATCTTGAAAGAAGTACCCTTCAATTGTTTCCTCTTCCCAGTTTATATGTTGAAGGCCAAAGACAAATACAAATGGCTGTAATGTGAATGGTGGTGTTAATAACTCACTGAGAGAGATGGAACGACTTCCTAAAGGAGAATTAGAATCATCGTTAAAGCCAGTTGTGAAAATCCCGATTAATGGGCCGAAAACAATGGTTTGATTGTGTAAGAAGGCATGAATTGTTGCTGAATGCGGTAGTAAAAGATCGGCTGCAATCTGTTCGCCAATAATAATTTCTCGCGTGAATGAATAATGAATTTTAATATTCTCACATGCAATATAACGTAAGCCAAAGGAAAGGGATGTAATTGGCGGTGTAATAGAAAAAACGTAAGGTAAAGTAATACTATTTGGATGCTCATCTGAAATACTTAATGTATATATGTGCTCTTTCAACGGGTGTCTCCTCCTTTCGTTATGGTGTAAATCGGCTAAACTTTAATGGACCATGAAAAATTTGTTCGGCTAATTGGTCGTTGTACTTGGTGTAAATTTCGTATGACGGCATTGTATTGACGTACATAAGCCAAATGGCACCTTTGTGATCCATAATGGTAGAAAGCTCTAATTCAAATAATGAAGAATAGGACTGATCAAGTGTTTTAAAAACTTCAGTTACAACGTCATGTAAAGCATCTTTCAATAATTGAACGCCAGTTGAAGAAAGTAAATATTTAATTTTAGGAAATGGATGTAACATAGAACGTTCTGTTGCTGAAAGTAAAAATTGTGTAGGGAAGGTATCCTTTTGTATAAATTGACCGAGTACTTCCCAATTCTGTTCTTTATTTTTTTGCATAATGGTTCGAATATGAATTGGATATGATAGTTGATTTGGAGGTTGTAACATTGGATGAATCATATAACGGGATGCGTGTATGTGAAATTTGCACCATGATATAAATTCATCTGTCCGTTTGAATTGAGTAGAAGTATGATGCTGTTCATTTATTGTATCGACATGAAATGTTTTATTTTTGTAAGTGGCCCGATATAAATTTTCATTGGAATGTATATTGATTGGTCTTATAATGATATCTCTTGTTTCTAGTAGTAATTTAAAAATTCCTTGTACTGTCCCTTTTTTTATTTTTGGTACGTAAGGAGAAAGACGTTTATTAGTAAGAAAAAGATTGTGCAAATCGTTTGGATTAATAAGAGTGTTGTTTAAAAAAGTAGTGGAAGAACGTTTGTGTAATGAATGAATAATCGCATTTGCTTGTTGGAATTCCTCATCCTCTTTGAAATGACAACGATCATATATATATGAAGGAATGGGAAAGGTTTGATTTATCCAATTTCCTGTATCTGTATCGTAAATAAGACCGGAAATAAGATCTGTCTTTGAATCAATGCTAAACGGTGTGAATTGAGCAACGACGTTATGATAAAGACGAGCACGCTTAGCGATTTCGGTGTAATACGTTTGCTCGTGATGGAGCCCGGAAGTTAAAAGACCAAGAACCAACGAAATCACTCCTTTATTAACAAGATGTTTGCATAATAGGCGAAGTTATATATTGCAAATACGTTTTTATACTATTATACTTTTGTCCGTATGATGATATGCTATAGTTTTGGAGAAGTGAAAGGTTGATTGTGATGAATATATGGTTGAATATGTTAACAACGACAGGACTCGGGGCAATTATTGGAGGGTACACAAATCATTTAGCAATAAAAATGTTATTTCGTCCTCATCGTCCTATATATATTGGGAAGTTTCAAGTTCCATTTACGCCAGGGTTAATTCCGAAGCGCCGTGATGAGCTTGCTGTTCAATTAGGAAAAATGGTTGTAGAGCATTTGTTAACACCAGAAGGAATCGGAAAGAAGCTAACAAATGAAGAGTTTCAAGTCGGTTTAATCCGCTGGGCGCAAGTTGAAGTTGAGAAAGTAATTACGAATGAACAATCGTTACGGGATATGTTAGAAAAATGGAATTTAACACATGTCGAAGAAGAGGCGACTCAAAAAATCGAACATGTTATTACAGGAAAAATTCATGCATTTTTAGCAGAGTATTATACATATACATGGGAACAAGCATTGCCTCATTCTGTTCATGAAAAAGTAGAGCATGCGATTCCGAATATCTCGGCGTTTATTTTAGAGCGAGGAATTCGCTTTTTTGAAAGTGAAGAAGGAAAAGCACGTCTTTCAAAAATGATTGATGATTTCTTTGCTTCTAGAGGAACGCTACTTAACTTAGTCGGAATGTTTTTAGGGAATGTCAGTTTAGTGGATCGAGTACAGCCAGAAGTCATTAAGTTTTTAGGGCAAGATGGCACGAAGCAGATTTTAAGTGATGTACTGCAAAAAGAGTGGGAAAAGTTAAAAGGAAGAGATGTAAAAGAATTAGAAACGTTTGTAGAAAAAGAAATGATTGTG
This genomic interval from Bacillus cereus contains the following:
- a CDS encoding DUF445 domain-containing protein — protein: MIVMNIWLNMLTTTGLGAIIGGYTNHLAIKMLFRPHRPIYIGKFQVPFTPGLIPKRRDELAVQLGKMVVEHLLTPEGIGKKLTNEEFQVGLIRWAQVEVEKVITNEQSLRDMLEKWNLTHVEEEATQKIEHVITGKIHAFLAEYYTYTWEQALPHSVHEKVEHAIPNISAFILERGIRFFESEEGKARLSKMIDDFFASRGTLLNLVGMFLGNVSLVDRVQPEVIKFLGQDGTKQILSDVLQKEWEKLKGRDVKELETFVEKEMIVKSILSAVKVEETVSKFLNQSVQQVCEPVRETIMEKVVPSAVTKGLKWGTENVESILNNLHLAEIVQQEVSTFSTERLEDLVLSITKNELKMITYLGALLGGMIGLVQGLLLLFLR
- a CDS encoding YheC/YheD family protein, with protein sequence MVLGLLTSGLHHEQTYYTEIAKRARLYHNVVAQFTPFSIDSKTDLISGLIYDTDTGNWINQTFPIPSYIYDRCHFKEDEEFQQANAIIHSLHKRSSTTFLNNTLINPNDLHNLFLTNKRLSPYVPKIKKGTVQGIFKLLLETRDIIIRPINIHSNENLYRATYKNKTFHVDTINEQHHTSTQFKRTDEFISWCKFHIHASRYMIHPMLQPPNQLSYPIHIRTIMQKNKEQNWEVLGQFIQKDTFPTQFLLSATERSMLHPFPKIKYLLSSTGVQLLKDALHDVVTEVFKTLDQSYSSLFELELSTIMDHKGAIWLMYVNTMPSYEIYTKYNDQLAEQIFHGPLKFSRFTP